Sequence from the Streptomyces peucetius genome:
GCCGGCCGGCCAGCCGCAACGGCAGCGCGACGTTCTGGGCGGCGGTCAGCGACGGCAGGAGGTTGTACGACTGGAACACGAACCCGATCCGCTCGCGGCGCAGGAGCGTCAGCCGCCGTTCGCTCAGCCCCGCGAGCGGGATGCCGTCGATCTCCACCGCTCCGGAGGTGGGCCGGTCCAGTCCGGCCGCGCACTGGAGGAGGGTGGACTTGCCGGAACCTGAGGGCCCCATGACGGCGGTGAAGGAACCGGTGGCGAAGTCGAGGTCGACGCCGTCGAGAGCGGCCACGTCCCGGTGGACGCGGCGAAGAGCGGTGAGCCGTACGGCCGTTGTGGTCATGGTTCCAGGCTTCCGCTCCCGGGCGGCTTGATCACGACCACTGGGGGGTGTCCCGGGGGTATGGCCTGCCCTACCCCCAGGGCGCCCGGGGGCCGTGCGGACCTCGCGCATGCGACCATCCGAGGTATGAGTACGGTCGAGAAGGCGCTGGCGGCGGCGCTGTACGCGGAGAGCGACGAGGCGCTCGACACCGGTGCCTCCCTGCTCGCCGCCGACCCGTCCGCCGACGACGAGCTCCGCCTGCGCGGCGAGCGGTTCGTACGGCGGGCCTGGGAGGGCGGCTGGCAGCCGGCCGACGTCCTGCGGCTGGTCCGCCGCGACCTCGGCCAGGCACACGAACGGCTGGCCGCCGGCCTGATCACGGCGGAGACGAAGCGCTACGGCTCCCGGCTGGCCCCCCGTTTCCGGGCGCAGCTCGCCGAGCTCGAAGGTCCGCAGCCGCCGAGGCAGGACCGTTTCACTCATGCCACGGCCCTGCTGGAGCTGTACCGCCTGCTCTCCCGCCTCCCCGCGATCGAACCGGTCGGCCCCGTCCCTGGCGAGCCGCTGTCCGCGGTGCGCGCGGCACCGCACGAGCCGCGCATGATCGGCCGGATCCGGGCGCTGCTGGCGAAGGCGGAGGCCACCGGTTATCCGGAGGAGGCCGAGGCGCTCACCGCCAAGGCGCAGGAACTCATGGCGCGCCACAGCGTCGACGAGGCGCTGCTCTCCGCCCGCACGCACAGCCCGGACGCCCCGTCGGCGTGCCGGATCGGTGTGGAGGCCCCGTACGAGACGGCGAAGGCGGTCCTGCTCGACGCGGTGGCCGGCGCGAAC
This genomic interval carries:
- a CDS encoding DUF2786 domain-containing protein — its product is MSTVEKALAAALYAESDEALDTGASLLAADPSADDELRLRGERFVRRAWEGGWQPADVLRLVRRDLGQAHERLAAGLITAETKRYGSRLAPRFRAQLAELEGPQPPRQDRFTHATALLELYRLLSRLPAIEPVGPVPGEPLSAVRAAPHEPRMIGRIRALLAKAEATGYPEEAEALTAKAQELMARHSVDEALLSARTHSPDAPSACRIGVEAPYETAKAVLLDAVAGANRCRAVWNSSFAFSTVVGFESDLDSVELLHTSLLVQGATALAKAESAQRAGGRRRTKTFRQSFWTAYASRLGEHLAAVADDVVTADLLPVLASRDVAVTAHADRMFPETTTTRVRGVTDLDGWHDGRAAADRAERRGPTPSGGGLARRRRP